One segment of Bacteroides caecimuris DNA contains the following:
- a CDS encoding phosphorylcholine transferase LicD codes for MATYNIRPLQLRILKNLLAIDKVCKEHNLRYYIMAGTMLGAVRHKGFIPWDDDLDIGMPRADYDLLMANAKEWLPKPYEAVCAENDKEYPLPFAKIQDADTTLIERMHLKYLGGVYIDVFPLDGVPEKRMRQRMHFAKYEFYKRVLYLIHRDPYKHGKGPSSWIPLLCRKLYTLTEVQKKIRKVMTKYDFDNSPLVCDYDDGMKGIMSKEVLGTPTPIFFEGEEVWGVQEYDSYLTRKYGDYMTIPKQSGQRQHNFHYLDLDKPYRDFNV; via the coding sequence ATGGCTACTTACAATATACGTCCCTTACAGCTTCGCATCCTGAAGAACTTGTTGGCAATAGACAAGGTTTGCAAAGAGCATAATCTACGCTATTATATCATGGCAGGAACGATGTTGGGAGCTGTCCGCCACAAAGGGTTTATTCCCTGGGACGATGATTTGGATATCGGCATGCCAAGAGCCGATTATGATTTATTAATGGCTAATGCCAAAGAATGGTTGCCGAAACCATACGAAGCTGTTTGTGCTGAAAATGACAAAGAGTATCCTCTCCCATTTGCCAAAATACAGGATGCAGACACGACTTTAATAGAACGCATGCATCTCAAATATTTGGGTGGCGTATATATTGATGTATTTCCGTTGGATGGTGTGCCAGAAAAACGGATGAGACAAAGAATGCATTTCGCCAAATATGAATTCTACAAGCGGGTACTGTACCTGATTCATCGTGACCCGTACAAACACGGAAAAGGTCCAAGCTCATGGATACCGTTATTATGCAGAAAACTATATACGCTCACAGAGGTACAGAAAAAAATTAGAAAGGTAATGACTAAATATGATTTTGACAACAGTCCCCTTGTCTGCGATTATGACGACGGCATGAAAGGGATTATGTCAAAAGAAGTATTGGGAACTCCGACTCCTATCTTCTTTGAAGGTGAAGAGGTATGGGGCGTACAAGAATACGATAGTTACCTGACTCGGAAATATGGGGATTACATGACCATCCCCAAACAAAGCGGGCAAAGGCAACATAATTTTCATTATTTGGACTTGGATAAACCTTATCGGGATTTTAATGTCTAA
- a CDS encoding NTP transferase domain-containing protein → MKAVILAAGIASRLRPLTDTTPKCLLKIGERCLLERAFDALIQNGFDEFIIVTGYRQQQIVDFLQTRYPERKVTFIYNDRYESTNNIYSLWLTRPYADEEEVLLLDSDIVFDPQIVAKLLGSDKADALALNRHELGAEEIKVIADEEQKVVEISKVCSIPEAIGESIGIEKMSATYTKALFQELETMITVEGLDNIFYERAFERLIPQGYSFYVIDTTEFFSAELDTVEDFQQAQKLIPASLY, encoded by the coding sequence ATGAAAGCTGTAATATTAGCTGCAGGAATAGCTTCGCGCTTACGCCCGCTGACCGATACGACTCCTAAATGTCTCCTGAAGATAGGAGAACGATGTTTGCTGGAAAGAGCTTTTGACGCCTTGATACAAAATGGCTTTGACGAGTTCATTATTGTCACAGGATACCGTCAACAACAAATAGTCGATTTTCTGCAGACACGTTATCCTGAACGGAAGGTCACTTTTATTTATAATGACAGATATGAATCGACCAACAATATCTATTCCTTATGGCTTACCCGACCTTATGCCGACGAAGAAGAAGTGTTGCTTTTGGACAGCGATATCGTGTTCGATCCTCAAATTGTGGCAAAGCTTCTTGGTTCAGACAAAGCCGACGCATTGGCACTCAACCGCCATGAATTGGGAGCGGAAGAGATAAAGGTTATCGCGGACGAAGAACAGAAAGTTGTCGAAATCAGCAAGGTTTGCTCTATCCCCGAAGCAATCGGCGAATCTATAGGAATCGAGAAGATGTCGGCAACATACACCAAGGCATTATTTCAGGAGTTAGAGACAATGATTACAGTGGAAGGGTTGGATAATATTTTCTACGAACGTGCTTTTGAAAGGTTGATTCCACAAGGGTATAGTTTTTACGTGATAGATACGACTGAGTTCTTTTCGGCCGAATTGGACACGGTGGAAGATTTCCAACAAGCACAGAAGCTGATTCCAGCCAGTCTTTATTAA
- a CDS encoding pyridoxal phosphate-dependent aminotransferase: MEQKKLNFLDRNEFNYAPSEEVVEALKNFDINKLCFYTRIYDEGKKSILSVFLSESYNIDETQVLLGYGGEDILKQAVHFFLTEEDGNKTMLIPKFSWWYYKSIADEVNGRTLQYPLYEDGNTFKYDFVALKEMIQKENPKILLLASPNNPTGNGLTPEELDELLAEVPASTKVLIDEAYASFVSTDTSYIKKLVNKYPNLIFSRTLSKFYGLPGLRMGFGFMSKELEKFSRYSNKYLGYNRISEDIAIAALKSDAHYRNIAKLMNEDRERYEKEIGVLPGFKVYESVANFILIKYPIELKEALQKAFAEQSYKIKFMNEPDINTHLRITLGRPEQNRIVIDTIKEIASK; encoded by the coding sequence ATGGAACAAAAGAAATTGAATTTTCTGGATCGAAACGAATTTAATTACGCACCTTCTGAAGAGGTGGTAGAAGCACTAAAAAACTTCGACATAAACAAGCTTTGCTTTTACACCCGCATTTATGATGAAGGGAAAAAGAGTATATTATCTGTTTTCTTATCTGAATCATACAACATCGACGAGACGCAAGTTTTATTGGGATACGGTGGAGAAGACATTCTGAAACAAGCCGTTCATTTCTTCCTGACGGAAGAAGACGGCAATAAAACGATGCTGATTCCTAAATTCTCATGGTGGTATTATAAATCTATCGCGGACGAAGTGAATGGGCGTACGCTACAATATCCTCTCTACGAAGACGGTAACACATTCAAATATGACTTCGTAGCCCTAAAAGAGATGATACAGAAAGAGAATCCGAAGATTCTGCTGCTTGCATCTCCGAATAATCCGACTGGAAACGGTCTGACACCGGAAGAGTTGGACGAACTGCTGGCAGAAGTGCCGGCCAGCACCAAAGTGTTGATAGACGAGGCATACGCTTCTTTCGTTTCAACCGATACTAGTTATATCAAAAAGCTGGTTAATAAATATCCGAATCTGATTTTCTCTCGTACTTTGTCCAAATTTTATGGATTGCCCGGCTTGCGTATGGGATTCGGATTTATGAGTAAGGAACTGGAAAAATTCAGCAGATACAGCAATAAATATCTGGGATACAACCGGATATCCGAAGATATCGCCATTGCAGCTCTTAAATCGGACGCACACTACCGCAACATCGCCAAACTGATGAACGAAGACCGTGAGCGTTACGAAAAGGAAATCGGCGTGTTACCCGGATTCAAGGTATATGAATCGGTTGCCAATTTCATTTTAATCAAATATCCGATAGAGCTAAAAGAGGCTTTACAAAAGGCTTTTGCCGAACAGAGTTACAAAATTAAATTCATGAATGAACCGGATATCAACACCCACTTGCGCATTACATTGGGACGTCCAGAACAGAACCGGATCGTTATAGATACAATCAAAGAAATAGCCTCTAAATGA
- a CDS encoding glycosyltransferase family 2 protein, translated as MTVSLIISTYNSPKALELCLKSVLQQSTLPDEVLIADDGSGEETIKVVKEFQKESPVPVIHVWHEDNGFRLTAIRNKAIAKASMDYIIQIDGDIILNRHFVKDHKRFARKNSFVSGSRLNIQPELSEKLIAERSIQVSIRNKGVHNRLNGIRWGLLTWLLQNYHRTDLLYVRGCNMGFWKSDLLMVNGYDESMIGWGREDSEIACRLINAGIRKRIIKNAGIVFHLYHQDNSRAQFNINNEILQRTIEEKRTWCSKGVDQYLAKKKIE; from the coding sequence ATGACAGTTTCGCTAATTATATCAACATACAATTCACCCAAAGCATTAGAGCTTTGTCTGAAAAGTGTACTTCAGCAGTCAACACTCCCCGACGAGGTGCTGATAGCAGACGACGGTTCCGGAGAAGAAACCATAAAAGTGGTAAAGGAGTTTCAGAAGGAATCTCCCGTGCCAGTGATACACGTCTGGCATGAGGATAATGGTTTCAGACTGACTGCCATCAGAAATAAAGCCATTGCAAAAGCTAGTATGGACTACATCATTCAGATTGACGGAGATATTATTTTAAATCGTCATTTTGTCAAAGACCACAAACGCTTTGCACGCAAAAATAGTTTTGTGAGTGGCAGCAGACTTAACATACAACCGGAACTCTCGGAAAAATTAATAGCAGAACGAAGCATACAAGTTTCAATCCGTAACAAAGGAGTGCATAACCGACTCAACGGAATACGCTGGGGATTGCTAACATGGCTTCTACAAAACTATCACCGGACAGACCTACTGTATGTACGCGGCTGTAATATGGGATTCTGGAAAAGCGACTTGTTAATGGTCAACGGATATGATGAGAGCATGATCGGCTGGGGACGTGAAGATAGCGAAATTGCCTGTCGGCTTATTAATGCCGGTATCCGTAAACGTATTATCAAAAATGCAGGAATTGTCTTTCATCTGTATCATCAGGACAATTCACGGGCACAATTCAATATTAACAACGAGATACTACAACGGACAATTGAAGAAAAACGTACTTGGTGCTCCAAAGGAGTTGACCAGTATTTAGCCAAGAAAAAAATTGAATAA
- a CDS encoding glycosyltransferase family 2 protein, translated as MKKEVTISLIIATYNWPEALRLCLKSILKQTILPTEIIIADDGSDERTAKLIHDFAQKVSFPIFHEWHEDKGFRKTIVLNRAIRKASAPYIIQIDGDIIATPHFIEDHIRMAEEGCFIRGTRANLNAQTTVSILDKEKLSITNKLRLIMKQPTNALRFHPRIAQFATRKELSGRRVKGCNMSFWKKDLVAINGYDNNLQGWGHEDEELSWRLVNLGRQKKIIKFSAIAYHLYHKQLSRKEEPHHREFMQKIKEEKITRTNNGLEEI; from the coding sequence ATGAAAAAAGAAGTCACAATATCGCTAATCATTGCTACATACAATTGGCCGGAGGCTTTGAGACTCTGCCTGAAGAGCATTTTAAAACAGACGATATTGCCTACTGAAATTATCATCGCGGATGATGGTTCTGACGAAAGAACTGCAAAACTCATACATGATTTTGCACAAAAAGTTTCTTTTCCAATATTTCATGAATGGCACGAAGATAAAGGATTCCGTAAAACGATTGTGTTGAATAGAGCTATACGAAAGGCTTCCGCCCCTTACATCATTCAAATCGACGGAGATATTATAGCCACTCCTCATTTCATTGAGGATCATATACGTATGGCTGAAGAAGGGTGTTTTATCAGAGGGACTCGAGCGAACCTTAATGCCCAAACAACTGTATCTATACTTGATAAAGAGAAATTATCAATAACTAATAAACTCCGGTTAATAATGAAGCAACCGACAAATGCCTTACGGTTTCATCCTAGGATCGCGCAGTTTGCAACCCGCAAAGAACTATCAGGAAGAAGAGTGAAGGGTTGCAATATGTCTTTCTGGAAAAAAGATCTTGTTGCTATTAATGGATACGACAACAACTTGCAAGGATGGGGACATGAAGACGAAGAACTAAGCTGGAGGTTAGTAAATCTAGGCAGACAGAAAAAAATCATTAAATTCTCTGCTATCGCCTATCATTTATATCACAAACAGCTTTCCCGAAAAGAGGAACCTCACCACCGGGAGTTTATGCAGAAAATTAAAGAGGAAAAAATAACCAGAACGAATAACGGACTTGAAGAAATCTAA
- a CDS encoding glycosyltransferase family 2 protein produces the protein MNGPILSIITVNFNNSHGLLKTLESVNSQSFSSYEHIIIDAGSTDGSIEIIVQYKKANPHLSYWSSEPDKGIYDGMNKGIEHAKGQYLYFLNSGDCLSQDVLSKIHFDGTEYLYGDTILFYKRKTKKRTYPDTLDLIYLSDNSLHHQSCFIHHTLFKDKRYDINYKIISDWAHCFQCLIIENHTYRHLPYIISECDGRGISSNGKALNQERTLWFQNTFPATQSKTFIDCAALDRSGFRDIIHILANTHKFKKRMKALILFLYKINNLFSYKHKHTRN, from the coding sequence ATGAACGGACCAATACTTAGCATAATCACTGTAAACTTTAACAACAGCCATGGTTTACTCAAAACATTAGAGAGTGTAAATTCACAATCATTTTCATCATATGAACACATTATTATTGATGCTGGTTCTACTGACGGCAGTATAGAAATAATCGTACAATACAAAAAAGCAAACCCTCATCTAAGTTATTGGTCTTCAGAACCTGACAAAGGAATATATGACGGTATGAATAAAGGCATTGAACATGCAAAAGGACAATATCTATATTTCCTTAATTCCGGTGATTGCTTAAGCCAAGACGTCCTTTCTAAAATACACTTTGATGGTACAGAATACCTATACGGAGACACCATTTTATTCTATAAAAGGAAAACTAAAAAAAGGACATATCCAGATACACTTGACCTCATATATCTATCAGACAATTCACTACACCACCAATCATGTTTTATACATCACACCCTATTTAAAGACAAAAGATATGACATTAATTACAAAATCATATCTGATTGGGCACATTGCTTCCAATGCCTCATAATTGAGAACCACACTTATCGTCACTTACCATATATTATATCTGAATGCGATGGAAGAGGCATAAGTTCCAATGGGAAAGCACTTAATCAAGAACGCACATTATGGTTTCAAAACACTTTCCCAGCAACACAGAGCAAAACATTCATAGACTGTGCCGCTCTAGACCGCTCTGGATTTAGAGATATCATTCATATTTTAGCAAATACACACAAGTTTAAAAAACGAATGAAAGCCCTCATTCTATTTTTATATAAAATAAACAATCTATTCTCATATAAACACAAACATACAAGAAATTAA
- a CDS encoding glycosyltransferase family 4 protein produces the protein MKSPFIIYDYQIFEMQRFGGISRYFCEIIKRISAKHKITVRYSINYYLTSWMLERSLILLPRFIYKRYRSFFQKKNHNITKKLLKTSGPYLLHPTYYDPYFLDYIGENPYIITVHDMIHEKFPQYVTDANITINHKKEVITRANRIIAISENTKKDIIEIFNINPQKIDVIYHSTSMKHFSGKHKLQIPKRFLLFVGDRTPYKNFKRFMETFAQIHEKDKTLFAIYTGSKLKKDEQETLTNMGILEYTIHIKASDQALSELYSRALLFVYPSLYEGFGIPILEAYACHCPVALSNTSCFPEIAGEAAIYFDPYSINSMFEAITKIIYNEDLRSQLIRLGDERLKRYSWEKAAQKTEEAYLKAIHS, from the coding sequence ATGAAATCTCCTTTTATTATATATGACTACCAAATATTCGAAATGCAACGCTTTGGCGGAATTTCACGTTATTTCTGTGAGATAATTAAAAGAATCTCAGCAAAACATAAAATCACCGTACGATATTCCATCAATTATTACCTTACTAGTTGGATGCTGGAAAGAAGTTTAATATTATTACCCAGATTCATCTACAAGCGATATCGTTCTTTTTTTCAAAAAAAGAATCACAACATAACAAAAAAACTTCTAAAAACAAGTGGACCATATTTACTACACCCTACATACTATGATCCATATTTCTTAGATTATATTGGAGAAAACCCATACATCATTACCGTACACGACATGATTCACGAAAAATTTCCACAATATGTAACAGATGCAAACATCACAATAAATCATAAGAAAGAGGTTATAACACGTGCAAATCGAATTATAGCTATTAGTGAAAACACAAAAAAAGATATTATTGAAATTTTCAATATTAATCCTCAAAAGATAGACGTTATCTACCATAGCACAAGTATGAAACACTTTTCAGGAAAACATAAATTACAGATACCAAAAAGATTTCTATTATTTGTGGGCGATCGCACCCCTTATAAAAACTTCAAACGCTTTATGGAAACATTCGCCCAAATTCATGAAAAAGACAAAACGCTATTTGCAATTTACACAGGAAGTAAATTAAAAAAAGACGAGCAAGAAACGCTTACTAATATGGGTATACTCGAATATACAATTCATATAAAGGCTTCCGACCAGGCCCTTAGTGAATTATATTCTAGGGCTCTATTATTCGTATATCCATCTCTTTATGAAGGTTTTGGAATTCCTATTTTAGAAGCCTACGCATGCCACTGTCCAGTAGCACTTAGCAACACTAGTTGCTTTCCTGAAATAGCAGGCGAAGCTGCTATATATTTTGATCCATACTCTATTAACTCTATGTTTGAAGCTATCACAAAAATAATATATAATGAAGACCTACGTTCTCAATTAATCCGTTTAGGCGATGAACGTTTAAAACGATATTCATGGGAAAAAGCAGCCCAAAAAACAGAAGAGGCTTACCTAAAGGCCATACATTCATAA
- a CDS encoding glycosyltransferase family 2 protein, translating into MPQPTLSIITVNFNNNKGLITTLNSIRNQSFKSYEHIIIDAGSTDGSKETIIKYSKETSHLTYWVSEKDNGIYDGMNKGIAHASGKYLYFLNSGDCLIKDVLTCIPFDGTQYIYGNIKIIPTNEAPWIWKYPDVFDTFFLANSKGWISQQACFIHHSLFIEQKYDTNYKIISDWIHAIDSIILKKCSYKHIPLTIVEYDGGGASSNYEKTWAERNKWIEQNINKIFFKSFLELEAFRETGLSDLVPLLNKTHKFKKRIRRIILFLYYINSFFSFHKPKQ; encoded by the coding sequence ATGCCTCAACCTACATTAAGTATAATAACTGTAAATTTCAACAATAACAAAGGACTAATAACAACTCTGAATAGTATAAGGAATCAGTCGTTTAAATCTTATGAACATATCATTATTGATGCGGGTTCAACAGATGGAAGTAAAGAAACAATTATAAAATACAGTAAAGAGACTTCTCATTTGACCTATTGGGTATCAGAAAAAGATAATGGAATATACGATGGAATGAATAAAGGTATAGCACATGCTTCTGGAAAATATTTATATTTTCTCAACTCTGGAGACTGCCTTATAAAAGATGTTTTAACATGTATTCCTTTTGATGGAACTCAATATATATATGGCAATATAAAAATCATACCAACTAACGAAGCACCTTGGATATGGAAATATCCTGACGTTTTCGACACATTCTTTCTTGCAAACTCAAAAGGATGGATTTCACAACAAGCTTGTTTTATCCACCATTCACTATTCATAGAACAAAAATACGATACTAACTATAAAATTATATCAGACTGGATACATGCAATCGACTCTATTATCTTAAAAAAATGTAGTTATAAACACATACCATTAACTATTGTTGAATACGATGGTGGAGGTGCAAGTTCAAATTATGAGAAAACGTGGGCAGAACGCAACAAATGGATAGAACAAAACATAAATAAAATCTTCTTCAAATCATTCTTAGAACTTGAAGCTTTCAGAGAAACCGGACTCAGCGATTTAGTTCCATTATTAAATAAAACTCACAAGTTCAAAAAACGTATAAGAAGAATCATCCTATTTTTATATTACATAAATTCTTTTTTTTCATTTCATAAACCAAAACAATAA
- a CDS encoding glycosyltransferase family 2 protein, which produces MDCLVSVIVPVHNTVEYLPRCVDSIRNQSLKDIEIILVENQSSDGSAALCDRYMSLDPRVKVLHLPVANASVARNAGLDIASAPYVGFVDSDDYIECNMYEELLEVIKCNDVDIVYSNFQTEYLDGRIDRCGKNTGRIYVRSSLDVLKDMMWDKLNCSSCTKLFKRTVFSEFKFPENNIYEDRIVMHMWILQCKQVVWVDKVFYHYVERNSSICHLITPLNRYHYFMAEFSRIEFIEKYLLFEGEELLEARNRLIRICFSAFEEFVLLTKPRCFQKPIRHMRAKFKTILKLPSQELETFYRKRIRKIVYFWPIYYWRHFS; this is translated from the coding sequence ATGGATTGTTTAGTAAGTGTAATTGTTCCTGTTCATAACACAGTTGAGTATCTACCTAGGTGTGTTGATTCAATTCGTAATCAATCTTTGAAAGATATAGAAATTATTCTAGTAGAAAATCAATCAAGTGATGGTTCTGCTGCGTTGTGTGATAGGTATATGTCTTTAGACCCTCGTGTAAAAGTTCTTCATCTACCAGTTGCCAATGCATCTGTAGCTCGTAATGCAGGGCTGGATATTGCTTCAGCTCCCTATGTTGGTTTTGTCGATAGTGATGATTATATCGAATGCAATATGTATGAGGAGTTATTGGAGGTGATAAAATGTAATGATGTTGATATTGTCTATTCTAATTTTCAGACTGAATATTTGGATGGGCGAATTGATAGGTGTGGTAAGAATACTGGACGAATATATGTACGTTCATCGTTAGATGTATTAAAAGACATGATGTGGGATAAATTGAATTGTTCGTCTTGTACAAAGCTTTTTAAAAGAACAGTCTTTTCAGAGTTTAAATTTCCGGAAAATAATATTTATGAAGATAGAATTGTGATGCATATGTGGATATTACAATGTAAGCAAGTGGTTTGGGTTGATAAAGTGTTTTATCATTATGTAGAGCGTAATAGCAGTATTTGTCATTTAATTACCCCTCTGAATCGATATCATTATTTTATGGCGGAATTTTCTCGGATAGAGTTTATAGAGAAATATTTGTTGTTTGAAGGAGAGGAATTATTGGAAGCAAGGAATAGGCTTATTCGTATATGTTTTTCAGCTTTTGAAGAGTTTGTTCTTTTGACGAAGCCAAGATGTTTTCAGAAGCCAATAAGACATATGAGAGCTAAATTTAAAACAATATTGAAATTACCTTCTCAAGAGTTAGAAACTTTTTATCGTAAACGAATAAGAAAAATTGTTTATTTTTGGCCAATATATTATTGGCGGCATTTTTCCTGA
- a CDS encoding glycosyltransferase family 2 protein yields the protein MDRLLPLVSIVVPVYNGETFLEKCLQSIIRQSYTNIEIIIVNDGSTDNTSLIIDRYVDLDKRIIGLKQKNEGPALARKKGLEIAKGKYVQYLDSDDCLHEKAIEYLLDKAEATNADIVVAPFRFCYLDGTFCMSSSFDFSSMSGIDYLKQILNNKAYWSVWSKFHKRELLLGIPMEVYPDICFGEDVIWSAQLLIRSKKVVSIKYVVLDYNIRDFSLSHSCSFDDGKFANFEFYRNWLELYLTQKGVIDFMKKDLAFFHIRNTFQKIAWRKMHNLKEDMNRIIHDLKCFPDLRQTMSKRELRVVFTYRFSILWGNLRLRYYIRKGKI from the coding sequence ATGGATAGATTACTACCACTTGTGTCTATTGTTGTTCCGGTTTACAATGGGGAAACTTTTTTGGAGAAATGTCTTCAAAGTATAATACGGCAAAGTTATACAAATATAGAAATTATTATTGTAAATGATGGAAGTACTGATAATACATCATTGATAATAGATAGATATGTGGATTTGGATAAGCGTATAATTGGTTTGAAACAAAAAAATGAAGGTCCTGCTTTGGCAAGGAAGAAAGGTTTGGAAATAGCTAAGGGAAAATATGTACAATATTTGGATAGTGATGATTGTCTACATGAAAAAGCAATAGAATATTTGTTGGATAAAGCGGAAGCTACTAATGCGGATATTGTAGTTGCTCCTTTTCGGTTTTGTTATTTAGACGGTACCTTTTGTATGTCTTCATCTTTTGATTTTTCAAGTATGTCTGGGATAGACTATCTTAAACAGATATTAAATAATAAAGCTTATTGGAGTGTTTGGTCTAAATTTCATAAACGTGAATTGTTGTTGGGCATTCCTATGGAGGTCTATCCTGATATCTGTTTTGGGGAAGATGTGATTTGGAGTGCGCAATTGCTTATACGTTCAAAGAAAGTTGTTTCTATAAAATATGTTGTTTTGGATTACAATATTCGGGATTTTTCACTTTCTCATTCTTGTAGTTTTGATGATGGTAAATTTGCAAATTTTGAATTTTATAGAAATTGGTTAGAACTCTATCTTACTCAAAAGGGGGTAATTGACTTCATGAAAAAAGATTTGGCATTTTTTCATATCAGAAATACTTTTCAGAAAATAGCTTGGCGGAAGATGCACAATTTGAAAGAAGATATGAATAGAATAATACACGATTTGAAATGTTTTCCAGATTTGAGGCAGACAATGTCTAAGCGTGAATTAAGAGTTGTGTTTACTTATCGGTTTTCTATTTTGTGGGGAAATTTGAGGCTAAGATACTATATACGAAAAGGTAAGATATAG
- a CDS encoding glycosyltransferase family 2 protein, with amino-acid sequence MTAPLLSIITVNYNNKSGLIKTLNSIKNQENAFFEHIIIDANSTDGSTDEIQLYEKEVTYPLYWISEPDNGIYDGMNKGIKQAHGEYLFFLNSGDILANNTILQKIDLDGNKYIYGKILYILSEKDHRYITPSKTLDIVYLLKTALPHQACFIHHSLFQKQLYNTEYKIISDWIHTIESVIFAECSYKYIDITIAEVDGNGVSANQEKLMEERIRWIKNKFPKAILDALSELYEYRISELAPFIQPISQTKKFKKRIGKLLSFLLKINNLVSHKKRREQNRKEIWTPFN; translated from the coding sequence ATGACTGCTCCATTATTAAGCATAATTACCGTAAACTACAACAACAAAAGTGGGCTTATCAAAACTTTAAATAGCATCAAAAATCAAGAAAACGCCTTTTTTGAACATATCATTATTGATGCAAATTCTACAGATGGCAGTACAGACGAAATACAACTATATGAAAAAGAAGTTACATATCCGTTATATTGGATATCAGAGCCTGATAACGGCATTTATGACGGAATGAACAAAGGAATAAAACAAGCTCATGGAGAGTATCTATTTTTTTTAAATTCCGGAGATATTCTAGCAAACAACACCATATTACAAAAGATAGATCTAGACGGTAATAAATATATATATGGTAAAATACTATATATATTATCCGAAAAAGACCACAGATATATTACTCCATCTAAAACATTAGATATCGTTTACCTTCTTAAAACAGCATTACCACATCAAGCCTGTTTCATTCACCATTCTTTATTTCAGAAACAACTATATAATACCGAATACAAAATTATATCAGACTGGATACATACAATAGAGAGTGTCATTTTTGCCGAATGCAGCTACAAATATATAGATATTACAATAGCGGAAGTAGACGGGAATGGAGTTAGTGCCAATCAAGAAAAATTAATGGAAGAACGAATAAGATGGATCAAAAACAAGTTTCCTAAAGCCATATTAGACGCATTATCTGAACTATATGAGTATCGTATTTCCGAACTTGCTCCTTTCATACAACCAATATCGCAAACAAAAAAATTCAAAAAAAGAATTGGGAAATTATTATCATTCCTTCTAAAAATCAACAATCTTGTTTCTCACAAAAAAAGAAGAGAACAAAACAGAAAAGAAATATGGACTCCCTTCAACTAA